A window of SAR202 cluster bacterium contains these coding sequences:
- a CDS encoding TIGR04255 family protein: MPFPTVKRVRYGKKPLKRVVCQLRFSPILRVDAEVPAPFQEHIKSGFPNLIDKSELTLDAPDGSQINLVSNMVRLAPSLMKNYEFVSEDGRWKVNLTRTFMALSTEDYDSWERFKESLTLPLTALRAVYAPEYFTRVGLRYFDVFDKAALGLDEVPWSELLSPNVLGSLGSAQLADDVMASESRADIRLDLDNGMVRLQTRFSSLQESMSKQFEIDSDFFAVGQIPRDEGESLLDSLHAKAHSLLRWCITDKLHEAMEPTPI, from the coding sequence ATGCCTTTTCCAACTGTGAAGCGGGTTCGATATGGCAAAAAGCCTCTGAAGCGCGTTGTCTGCCAGCTTCGGTTCTCGCCTATTCTGCGGGTCGATGCCGAGGTGCCGGCACCTTTCCAAGAGCACATCAAATCGGGCTTCCCGAATCTCATAGATAAGTCGGAGTTGACACTCGACGCTCCGGACGGTTCACAAATTAACCTTGTTTCAAACATGGTGCGCTTGGCCCCGTCACTGATGAAGAATTACGAGTTCGTCTCCGAAGACGGACGGTGGAAAGTCAACTTGACCAGAACTTTCATGGCTCTGTCAACGGAGGACTACGATTCGTGGGAGCGGTTCAAAGAAAGTTTGACGCTACCGCTGACAGCCCTTAGGGCAGTATACGCACCTGAGTACTTCACACGTGTTGGTCTTAGGTACTTCGATGTTTTTGACAAGGCTGCTCTCGGGCTCGACGAAGTCCCATGGTCAGAGTTGCTAAGTCCGAATGTTCTTGGATCTCTCGGCTCAGCCCAATTGGCCGACGACGTCATGGCATCCGAAAGTAGAGCGGATATCCGCCTGGACTTGGATAATGGCATGGTGCGCCTGCAGACTCGGTTCTCTAGCCTCCAAGAATCTATGTCCAAGCAATTTGAGATCGATAGTGATTTCTTCGCCGTTGGTCAAATCCCCCGAGACGAGGGCGAGAGCCTTCTGGATTCTCTGCATGCAAAAGCTCATAGTTTGCTGCGATGGTGCATTACAGATAAGTTGCATGAGGCGATGGAGCCAACCCCTATATGA